Proteins encoded together in one Quercus lobata isolate SW786 chromosome 3, ValleyOak3.0 Primary Assembly, whole genome shotgun sequence window:
- the LOC115980198 gene encoding uncharacterized protein LOC115980198 has protein sequence MPYIKEVAYDESLLLWHIATELCYQKDKDFPNSKDDKELSKLVSYYTLYILYISNQAWKKILEIDTGVRPVLVKEDRYKSVLFDACMLAKELDKLKTELKWKVTSKVWVELLSYAASRSRANSHIQQLSKGGELLTFVWLLMAQLGLRETWAESRTRGKLIIGK, from the exons ATGCCTTATATCAAGGAAGTTGCTTATGATGAAAGCCTTCTATTATGGCATATTGCTACTGAACTCTGCTACCAAAAAGATAAAGATTTTCCAAATAGCAAAGATGATAAGGAGTTGAGTAAACTCGTCTCATATTACacgttatatattttatatatcagCAACCAG GCctggaaaaaaattcttgagATAGATACAGGTGTAAGACCTGTTCTTGTGAAGGAAGATCGATATAAGTCTGTACTTTTTGATGCATGCATGTTGGCAAAAGAGCTTGATAAATTAAAGACAGAACTGAAATGGAAGGTGACGAGTAAAGTATGGGTGGAATTGTTATCATATGCTGCAAGTCGTAGCAGAGCAAATTCTCACATCCAACAACTAAGTAAAGGTGGCGAGCTTCTTACTTTTGTTTGGCTATTGATGGCCCAGTTGGGCTTGAGAGAGACTTGGGCTGAGTCCCGTACCAGAGGAAAgctgattattggtaaatga